A portion of the Prinia subflava isolate CZ2003 ecotype Zambia unplaced genomic scaffold, Cam_Psub_1.2 scaffold_52_NEW, whole genome shotgun sequence genome contains these proteins:
- the AQP2 gene encoding aquaporin-2, whose protein sequence is MWELRSIAFTRAVLAEFLATLVFVLFGLGSALNWPSAPAPSTLQIALAFGLAIGTLVQALGHVSGAHINPAVTLGCLLGSQLSLLRALFYVAAQLLGGVVGAAILHQVTPADCRQGLALNKLSNETTTGQAVTVELFLTFQLVLCVFASTDERREDNLGSPAISIGLSVAVGHLLGIRYTGCSMNPARSFAPAVVVGDFSDHWVFWVGPLIGAAAASILYNYVLFPQAKTFSERLAILKGCEPEPDWAEREARRRQSVELHSPQTLPRGMSEKV, encoded by the exons ATGTGGGAGCTGCGCTCCATCGCCTTCACCAGGGCCGTCCTGGCGGAATTCCTGGCCACGCTGGTCTTCGTGCTCTTCGGCCTCGGCTCTGCGCTCAACTGGCCCTCGGCGCCGGCCCCCAGCACGCTGCAGATCGCGCTGGCCTTCGGGCTGGCCATCGGCACGCTGGTGCAGGCCCTGGGCCACGTCAGCGGCGCCCACATCAACCCGGCCGTGACGCTGGGCTGCCTGCTGGGCTcgcagctctccctgctccggGCTCTGTTCTACGTGGCggcccagctgctgggaggggtGGTGGGCGCTGCCATCCTGCACCAGGTCACCCCTGCCGACTGCCGCCAGGGCCTGGCCCTCAACAAG CTGAGCAATGAGACCACGACGGGGCAGGCGGTGACGGTGGAGCTGTTCCTCACCTTCCAGCTGGTGCTGTGCGTCTTTGCCTCCACAGACGAGCGGCGTGAGGACAACCTGGGCTCCCCTGCCATCTCCATTGGCCTCTCGGTGGCCGTGGGGCACCTCCTCGGG ATCCGTTACACCGGCTGCTCCATGAACCCCGCCAGGTCCTTCGCCCCTGCTGTCGTCGTGGGAGACTTCAGCGACCACTGG gtgtTCTGGGTGGGCCCCCTGAtcggggctgcagcagcttccatcCTCTACAACTACGTCCTGTTCCCGCAGGCCAAAACCTTCTCGGAGCGCTTGGCCATCCTCAAGGGCTGCGAGCCGGAGCCGGACTGGGCCGAGCGCGAGGCCCGGCGGCGCCAGTCCGTGGAGCTGCACTCCCCCCAGACCCTGCCCAGGGGGATGTCCGAGAAGGTGTAG